From the Lolium rigidum isolate FL_2022 chromosome 2, APGP_CSIRO_Lrig_0.1, whole genome shotgun sequence genome, one window contains:
- the LOC124690795 gene encoding uncharacterized protein LOC124690795, whose protein sequence is MGDLQRTGGGPRRGAVQFRIPRRPRPVVATGAPLLPGEAPGDRKKKKMVVARLGGARRSLFGAVRRLRMRWVAAAYRRALRRLSAFYARALDDLLEGAASVSTIHAKAGADCSFATAFAPVVPVGGR, encoded by the coding sequence ATGGGAGATCTGCAGCGCACGGGCGGCGGTCCGCGGCGAGGCGCCGTGCAGTTCCGGATACCGCGACGGCCTCGGCCTGTCGTGGCTACAGGCGCGCCGCTGCTGCCGGGAGAGGCGCCAGGAGatcgcaagaagaagaagatggtggtggcgcggctcggTGGCGCGCGGAGGAGCCTCTTCGGGGCGGTCCGGCGGCTGCGGATGCGGTGGGTCGCGGCGGCGTACCGGCGGGCGCTGCGCCGGCTGAGCGCCTTCTACGCCAGGGCGCTCGATGACCTCCTGGAGGGCGCGGCGAGCGTCAGCACGATTCACGCCAAGGCTGGAGCCGACTGCTCCTTCGCCACCGCCTTCGCGCCCGTCGTACCGGTCGGTGGACGGTAG